The Dyadobacter sp. 676 DNA window GAAAGAAAGCTCACCGCCCGTGCCCACGTAAGGCTTTTTGGTAACGACGTTGATCAGCCCGCCGTAGGAGCTCACGGCATTGCCGAAAAGCGTGGCCGAAGGCCCTTTGAGCACTTCGATGCGTTCGATGTTGGCCGGGTTGATGGTCCCGTTGGTCAGCCCCGGCAGGCCGTTCACCAGCTTCGGCTGTACCGAGAAGCCGCGCAGCGAATAGTAACCGGCACCGTCGCCCCCGCGTCCCGTCGACGTCCAGAGGTTGTCGACGCCCGCGGCGTTTTTGAGTGCGTCGTCGAAGTTGGTGACGATCTGCGATTGCAGCAGGTAATTGGTAATGGTGCTGTACACCTGCGTATTCTCGAAATCCCTGAGCGGGAGTTTCGCGACGTAGGCCGTATTGCTGCGGGAGAACTTGTTCTCCCTTTCACCCTCCACGACCACTTCGCGGAGGATTTCGTCGCCTTCGTAGAGCGTAATGGAGCCCAAGTCCGCCTCCGCGCCGGAAACACTGACCGCCAGTTCCCTGGTTTTAAAACCGACAGACGATACGGCCAGTATGTAATTTCCCTCACCGACATTGGATATTTCGAAGAGGCCTTCGGCGTCGGTATGCGCACCCAAGCTGGTGTTACGGAGCATGACGCTTACACCGGGCAGGCCGTTTCGGGCATTGTCGATGACCTTGCCTTTTATTTTTGCCGACTGAGCGAATGCCAACGGCGATAAAAGCAGCCAAACGGATAATAATAGCAGGTATTTCATTAATTTAGACTTATTATAATTTGCATCGCACAAAAGTATCTTCGGGACACAACAGTTGCAAGAAATTTGTAATTTTCCGTTGCCTGCCTGACTCCACCACAGATAACCGCGGGGCCGGGCATGATAATTGCAAACGTTCGCCGTCCTGTTTCAAAGGGCGGTAACATATGAAAGAACCTGGTAATTTGTCCGATAGTGTATGGCAGGTGAGCCTGCCGTATATCTCGCACAGCAAAACAGTTGTGGCTCACAGGCATTATTGTTACAAAGTAGCGGTGAGCCTCGATCACCAGATCGAATGCGCCGTACACGGATGTGTCCATGCGGCCATGAAAGGGTTTGTCGTCAATAGCAATGCCGCTCACCAGTGCTCCTCGCCGGATGGCCCGGTACTCAACAATCTGATCGAACCGCGGAGCCCATGGGGGCAGAAGATCCGGGAAATTATGGGAGAAAAAGAGTTTGTTCGTTTCGAGGAAATTCTGGATGTGAGCCGGCTCGACCCGATCCTGCCCAAAAACCATCAGGCTTTGGATAGCAGCGAGCTTATTCCGCACATCAACACGCTGATGGCCTCCATAACCGGCGCCGGCGCACGCGAGACGGCGCTTGTTGACCCGAGGGCCAGCCGGATCGTGGCTTTCATCGCCGAAAACCTAACACGCGACATCACCCAGCGGGATATAGTGGACCTTACCTGCCTTTCGTTCAGCCGGACGAGGCATTTGTTTGCCGAGGCGGTGGGGATACCGTTGTCGCGGTATATCCTCTGGCAAAGGCTCCGGGCTACGCTTAAAACGGTGATCGAAACCGGCGAGCCCGTTTCGAAAGTTTGCAGGGACTATCGTTTTACCGACATTTCGCATTTCCACAAAACCTTTAAAGGGATTTTCGGGCTAAACCCCTCCACATTCCTGCTCGAATGCCGGCTGATATTGTAAGGCTATTCCGCCGGAATCATCGCATTCGTCGCACTTGTAAATTGGGGCTAATATTTGCCCGGACGCCGGCTTTCTCCTTTCAAAAGGTTGCGGGGTAATTTCGATTGTTTCATTTTAGCGCTCCCTTTGCTCGCCTGGCGGTTTCAAACCGGAACCGCAGTTCAATAGTATTAAATAATTTGAAAGAACCGGGTTAGCGCGTTTATGAAAGTACCTGTGACTGCGGGTTTCCCGTTTGGGGAATTGCGGGATTGTAGTATCTCCTACATTGTTAAAGCATCAAATAAACCTGTTCCTATCAGCAACCGATATGGCTTTAAAATCGTAATTGGCCTGGACGGGACCTTCGATTCGGAAATTAACGGGCGGGTTTACAAAGGTATCAGGGGGTTTGTGATCGATCGTAACGTGAATCATTTCTGCCATTGCGGGGGCGTGTCGATGTTCGTGAGCCTGATAGAACCCAAAAGCC harbors:
- a CDS encoding AraC family transcriptional regulator, producing MKEPGNLSDSVWQVSLPYISHSKTVVAHRHYCYKVAVSLDHQIECAVHGCVHAAMKGFVVNSNAAHQCSSPDGPVLNNLIEPRSPWGQKIREIMGEKEFVRFEEILDVSRLDPILPKNHQALDSSELIPHINTLMASITGAGARETALVDPRASRIVAFIAENLTRDITQRDIVDLTCLSFSRTRHLFAEAVGIPLSRYILWQRLRATLKTVIETGEPVSKVCRDYRFTDISHFHKTFKGIFGLNPSTFLLECRLIL